A region from the Gallaecimonas xiamenensis 3-C-1 genome encodes:
- a CDS encoding SLC13 family permease: KALLAWGILLGLVGAAGLGLISMLNAALMGAGLMLLTGCMSVGQAEKSLDLPLVITIASSFALGTALQKTGVAGVIAHQLVALSGGKPWLLLILVYLAVSLLTEVITNNAAALVMLPIVVEITDKAGLAPTPFVFALMMAASASFATPLGYQTNLMVLGPGGYKFNDFLKVGLPMNLLVGATTLTVLLLGWPLR; this comes from the coding sequence CAAGGCGCTGCTGGCCTGGGGCATTTTGCTGGGGTTGGTGGGAGCGGCGGGCCTTGGCCTTATCAGCATGCTAAATGCCGCCCTGATGGGGGCCGGCCTGATGCTGCTGACCGGCTGCATGTCGGTGGGCCAGGCTGAAAAGAGCCTGGATCTGCCCTTGGTGATCACCATTGCGTCCTCCTTTGCTTTGGGCACGGCGTTGCAAAAAACCGGGGTTGCCGGGGTTATCGCCCACCAGTTGGTGGCCCTGTCCGGTGGCAAGCCCTGGCTGCTGCTGATCTTGGTGTACCTGGCGGTGTCCCTGCTGACCGAAGTCATCACCAACAATGCCGCCGCCCTGGTGATGTTGCCCATCGTAGTGGAGATCACCGACAAGGCCGGCCTGGCTCCCACCCCTTTTGTGTTCGCCCTGATGATGGCGGCCTCGGCCAGCTTTGCCACCCCCCTTGGCTACCAGACCAACCTGATGGTGCTGGGGCCTGGGGGCTACAAGTTCAACGATTTTCTGAAGGTGGGCCTGCCCATGAACCTGCTGGTGGGGGCCACAACCCTTACCGTGCTGCTGCTG